One genomic segment of Aquipluma nitroreducens includes these proteins:
- a CDS encoding VIT1/CCC1 transporter family protein, with amino-acid sequence MTEKTKGLDDYLDIHFIHKSNWLRAAVLGANDGILSTSSLAIGIAAASELRDPIVLATLAGLVAGALSMAAGEYVSVSSQTDVEKADIERERQELIEMPEIELGLLAEIYERRGLKKETALLVAQELSEHDALGAHIRDELGINEISQAKPIQAAFASGLSFTVGGILPLIVTLFLPVKSLEYYLYGFAIFFLVILGALAAKTGGSSIVKAVIRITFWGTVAMGITAFVGYLFNVNV; translated from the coding sequence ATGACCGAGAAAACAAAGGGATTAGACGATTATTTAGACATTCATTTCATTCACAAAAGCAATTGGTTGAGAGCAGCCGTTTTGGGAGCAAACGACGGGATCTTATCGACATCAAGTCTTGCGATCGGAATTGCGGCGGCGAGTGAACTTCGAGACCCCATTGTGTTGGCAACTTTAGCCGGATTGGTGGCTGGTGCTTTATCAATGGCAGCAGGCGAATATGTTTCTGTAAGTTCTCAAACTGATGTAGAAAAAGCAGATATTGAGCGGGAAAGGCAAGAATTAATTGAAATGCCTGAGATTGAATTAGGACTTTTAGCTGAGATTTACGAGAGAAGAGGACTTAAAAAAGAAACTGCTTTATTGGTTGCCCAGGAATTGTCAGAACACGATGCGCTGGGAGCACACATTCGTGATGAATTGGGAATAAATGAAATAAGTCAGGCCAAACCCATCCAGGCAGCTTTTGCTTCAGGCTTATCGTTTACTGTTGGGGGAATACTTCCACTTATTGTCACACTTTTTCTTCCGGTGAAAAGCCTGGAGTATTATCTCTATGGCTTCGCGATTTTCTTCCTGGTTATTTTAGGGGCTTTGGCAGCAAAAACTGGCGGTTCAAGTATAGTAAAAGCAGTAATTCGAATTACATTTTGGGGTACAGTTGCTATGGGAATAACTGCGTTTGTTGGATATTTATTCAATGTGAATGTTTGA
- the thpR gene encoding RNA 2',3'-cyclic phosphodiesterase has product MKRLFIGIPIESQRSVQQVETWRNDTQLNRNVLNWTIPGNWHITLFFLGSTEDSAVPLLKRLIDESFSKIQAYETSLFGVGVFPNAHNPKVLWLGLQNLQPLMLAYSMLGELLQQNGFSFDQKPLKPHLTIARVKRADNPFAFQSLLTEYQEAVFDRVNMNKVVLFESITTPAGPIYMPLFEKQLIR; this is encoded by the coding sequence ATGAAACGACTTTTTATCGGTATTCCAATCGAATCTCAAAGATCAGTTCAGCAGGTTGAGACTTGGAGGAATGACACACAATTGAACCGGAATGTGTTGAATTGGACTATTCCTGGAAATTGGCATATTACTTTGTTTTTTCTGGGTAGCACCGAAGATTCAGCGGTTCCACTGCTGAAAAGATTAATCGACGAATCGTTCAGTAAAATACAGGCTTATGAAACTAGTTTGTTTGGGGTAGGAGTGTTCCCCAATGCCCACAATCCAAAGGTTTTATGGCTTGGCCTTCAAAATCTTCAGCCACTGATGTTAGCCTATTCGATGTTGGGCGAATTACTTCAGCAAAATGGATTTTCATTCGACCAGAAACCACTGAAGCCACATTTGACGATTGCCCGCGTGAAAAGAGCGGATAATCCTTTTGCATTTCAATCGTTGCTAACAGAATATCAGGAGGCAGTTTTCGATCGGGTTAATATGAACAAAGTTGTTTTGTTTGAAAGCATAACCACTCCCGCTGGTCCGATTTATATGCCATTGTTTGAAAAGCAACTGATCCGCTAG
- a CDS encoding putative 2-dehydropantoate 2-reductase, which produces MAIRYGVIGTGALGGFYGGMLAKAGHEVHFLFRSDYEYVRNHGLQVESVNGDFHLSEVNAYPNTEEMPLCDVILVCLKTTGNHHLPELIKPILHAKSVVVLLQNGLGLEEDLSAQLPGVAIAGGLAFICSNKIGPGHIHHLDYGKLIIGSYNVPEQEILKQIVSDFQLAGIHSELSPDLKFSRWQKLVWNIPFNGMTVVLNTTTDRLMSNNQTRELSKELMLEVIHGANACGVPLKESLAQQMIDMTVKMKPYAPSMKLDYDHRRAMEIEYIYSKPLETAGKAGFEMCKVAMLEKQLRFIQAHLLDK; this is translated from the coding sequence ATGGCAATCAGGTACGGAGTAATTGGAACAGGCGCTTTGGGCGGATTTTATGGCGGAATGCTGGCCAAGGCTGGTCATGAAGTTCATTTTTTATTCCGGAGCGATTATGAATATGTTCGCAATCATGGACTTCAGGTTGAATCCGTAAATGGCGATTTTCATTTGTCGGAAGTGAATGCATATCCCAATACGGAAGAAATGCCTTTATGCGATGTGATTCTGGTTTGCCTGAAAACGACCGGGAATCACCATTTGCCCGAATTGATCAAGCCGATTCTTCATGCTAAAAGTGTTGTGGTTTTGTTGCAAAATGGGCTAGGTCTCGAAGAAGATCTTTCGGCTCAGTTGCCGGGAGTTGCCATTGCGGGCGGATTGGCATTTATCTGCTCGAACAAAATTGGGCCTGGGCATATTCATCACCTCGATTATGGAAAGCTGATTATTGGTTCGTACAATGTTCCTGAGCAGGAAATTCTGAAACAAATTGTCTCCGATTTTCAGTTGGCAGGAATTCATTCGGAACTTTCGCCTGATCTGAAATTTTCCCGTTGGCAAAAACTGGTTTGGAACATTCCTTTTAATGGCATGACGGTCGTTTTGAATACCACCACCGACCGTTTGATGTCGAATAATCAAACCCGCGAGCTGTCGAAAGAACTGATGCTGGAAGTGATTCACGGAGCCAATGCCTGCGGAGTTCCGCTGAAAGAATCGCTGGCCCAGCAGATGATCGACATGACCGTCAAAATGAAACCCTACGCGCCCAGCATGAAACTCGATTACGATCATCGCCGTGCTATGGAAATCGAATACATTTATTCGAAACCGCTGGAAACTGCAGGAAAGGCCGGCTTTGAAATGTGTAAAGTTGCTATGCTCGAAAAACAATTGCGATTTATTCAGGCTCATCTGCTGGATAAATAG
- a CDS encoding glycoside hydrolase family 97 protein, whose amino-acid sequence MKLTLFSLLLILTGLSIQNLSAQETKSISSPDGNLTIIIQLDKDGALSYSFNAFKQAAILNSPMGYSAGNSVSVPSSGWAIKNSEQHSVISVWKPVWGKRSVVPDEYNEITFNLIGPDTTKLQHLCLEVRAYNDGVAFRYSVPDEEKNSLIATSELTAYHFAGDYTAWFYNGENANIGPVKLSENDAKRLPVMTVKASDKLYMAIHEANLATGDPLVLQSTKGSTSFSVVSNPGTLKAGFQSAWRVILCGKTPGTMVDSHMIELLNPPAVGDFSWVKPGVAVWDWRIDGAQVDGFTYGMNYPSWVRMVDFAAENNIRYLVLDANWYGPEHEAKSDPLKGDKVNDVKKLLQYGKEKGIGIWLYLNDVGGRKFPIEQTLKQYGDWGAAGIKYGFMRGNPTEKNEWTRKITELCAQNHLLCDFHDGPVHPYGQMRTFPNAITREYCHAQLDGHHVFVPSTFVTTVFVNMLSGPIDMNNGMFDLRQGKTTRVDENQPVPSTLVSEAARTLIVFSGATIIPDIPEYYRKYPDLLKFIASQKMPWQESKTLSGEIGEYIVEARQANDGVWLVGAASNESPRELDIPLSFLKRGKYDMTIIQDGDNAHYLTNREVLKSEKKIMKPSETVHVKLAAGGGACLIIKEVGRLN is encoded by the coding sequence ATGAAATTAACTCTTTTTTCACTGCTACTAATACTTACCGGTCTTTCCATTCAAAACTTATCGGCTCAGGAAACCAAATCGATCTCGTCTCCTGACGGAAATCTTACCATTATCATTCAACTTGACAAAGATGGAGCCTTGAGTTATTCTTTCAATGCTTTTAAGCAAGCAGCTATTTTAAACTCACCAATGGGATATTCTGCCGGGAATTCAGTTTCGGTGCCTTCCTCTGGTTGGGCTATCAAAAATTCTGAACAACATTCAGTAATCTCTGTATGGAAACCAGTATGGGGCAAACGGTCGGTGGTTCCTGACGAATACAACGAAATAACGTTTAATCTTATTGGTCCGGATACCACTAAACTTCAGCATTTATGTTTGGAAGTCAGAGCATACAATGATGGTGTAGCTTTTCGCTACAGTGTGCCGGATGAAGAGAAAAACAGTTTAATAGCCACATCAGAATTAACTGCCTATCACTTTGCTGGCGACTACACAGCCTGGTTCTATAACGGCGAAAACGCAAATATTGGCCCTGTAAAACTTTCGGAAAACGATGCGAAACGATTGCCGGTAATGACTGTCAAAGCCAGTGATAAATTATACATGGCCATTCATGAAGCAAATTTAGCAACTGGCGATCCTCTGGTTCTTCAGTCCACAAAAGGCAGTACCTCTTTTTCTGTTGTTTCTAATCCTGGAACTCTGAAAGCAGGTTTTCAATCGGCCTGGCGGGTGATTCTTTGCGGTAAAACGCCCGGCACGATGGTCGACTCGCATATGATCGAACTTTTAAACCCTCCGGCAGTGGGCGATTTCTCGTGGGTAAAACCCGGAGTCGCAGTATGGGACTGGCGTATTGACGGTGCGCAAGTTGATGGCTTCACCTACGGAATGAATTATCCATCGTGGGTTCGTATGGTTGATTTTGCTGCCGAAAATAACATTCGCTACTTAGTTCTGGACGCCAACTGGTACGGCCCGGAACACGAAGCAAAATCAGACCCGCTGAAAGGCGATAAAGTGAATGATGTAAAGAAATTACTTCAGTATGGGAAAGAAAAAGGAATCGGGATCTGGCTGTATCTTAACGATGTAGGTGGGCGCAAATTCCCGATTGAACAAACCTTGAAACAATATGGTGACTGGGGCGCTGCTGGCATCAAATATGGATTTATGAGGGGCAATCCCACTGAAAAAAATGAATGGACACGCAAGATTACGGAACTATGTGCACAAAATCACCTCCTTTGCGATTTTCACGATGGGCCGGTACATCCTTACGGACAGATGCGCACCTTCCCCAACGCAATAACTCGTGAATATTGTCATGCCCAGTTAGATGGACATCATGTTTTTGTTCCTTCAACTTTTGTGACTACCGTTTTTGTAAATATGTTGTCGGGACCAATCGACATGAATAATGGGATGTTCGATCTTCGACAAGGGAAGACGACTCGTGTTGACGAAAATCAACCAGTTCCATCCACCTTGGTTTCGGAAGCTGCTCGCACACTAATTGTTTTTTCAGGGGCAACGATTATTCCTGACATTCCTGAATATTACCGTAAATATCCCGATTTGCTGAAATTTATTGCTTCGCAGAAAATGCCATGGCAAGAAAGCAAAACACTTTCAGGAGAAATTGGCGAATACATTGTGGAAGCACGACAAGCAAACGACGGAGTTTGGCTTGTTGGTGCTGCTTCCAATGAATCGCCCCGGGAGCTTGATATTCCACTCAGTTTCCTGAAACGTGGAAAATATGATATGACAATTATTCAGGATGGCGACAATGCCCATTACCTTACCAATCGCGAGGTATTGAAATCGGAGAAAAAAATCATGAAGCCGTCAGAAACAGTGCATGTAAAACTTGCCGCCGGTGGTGGCGCCTGCCTGATTATTAAAGAAGTGGGCAGACTAAATTGA
- a CDS encoding SRPBCC family protein, with protein sequence METKAFVFEQTFQVPSSFVWQAITDRDEMKLWYFDLPEFKPEVGCEFRFMGGPAEDRQYQHICRVTEVIQSKKIAYSWRYYGYEGSTLVTFELFDEGNQTRLKLTHEGLETFQADNPDFAKKNFAEGWTWLIGTSLKEFLAKKQKL encoded by the coding sequence ATGGAAACCAAAGCATTTGTATTCGAGCAAACTTTTCAGGTACCAAGCTCATTTGTTTGGCAAGCTATAACAGACAGAGATGAAATGAAACTCTGGTATTTCGATCTTCCGGAGTTTAAACCGGAAGTTGGCTGTGAATTTCGATTTATGGGAGGACCAGCTGAGGACCGGCAATACCAACACATTTGTCGGGTTACGGAGGTTATTCAAAGCAAAAAAATTGCATACTCCTGGCGTTACTACGGTTATGAGGGAAGCACACTGGTGACTTTTGAGCTTTTTGATGAAGGCAACCAAACCAGGTTGAAACTAACACACGAAGGTCTGGAAACATTTCAGGCTGACAACCCCGATTTCGCAAAGAAAAACTTTGCAGAAGGATGGACCTGGCTCATAGGTACTTCATTAAAGGAATTTCTTGCAAAAAAACAGAAACTTTAA
- a CDS encoding sialate O-acetylesterase, with protein sequence MKRTAFSMMTILLVIFFSVSQAFAEIKLPSIFCDNMVMQQQTQAAIWGKASKNATVSISTSWNGKSYSAKASADGSWKIQVVTPKAGGPYEITISDGKSLKLKNVLIGEVWVCSGQSNMEMPMKGYKNQPIMGGLDAIALSSNPNIRLFSVKKATSVEPLDDLTGGWKLCEPENVAEFSATAYYFGLMLNKVLKVPVGLINTSWGGTRIEPWISEMGCKNFDWVKLPEKKPVENLSQQTPTVLFNAMINPIVGYGMRGAIWYQGESNRNEPKEYQNLMPGLIENWRSLWGIGEFPFYFVQIAPFDYGPTGLSSAYLREAQLKASTAIKNIGMACIMDIAEKDCIHPAAKETGSKRLALLALAQTYGIKGIASQSPVLNEMKADAGVVKLTFDNAPNGLTSYGKELSCFELAGANKRFFPAKAFITGTGITLISPSVAEPVAVRYAFKDFIVGDLFSTEGLPVSSFRTDEWEPEK encoded by the coding sequence ATGAAACGAACAGCCTTTTCAATGATGACTATTCTTCTGGTCATCTTTTTTTCTGTAAGTCAGGCATTTGCAGAAATTAAATTACCTTCCATTTTTTGCGACAACATGGTGATGCAGCAGCAAACTCAGGCCGCAATTTGGGGCAAAGCCAGTAAAAACGCGACCGTTAGTATATCCACATCATGGAATGGGAAAAGCTACAGCGCCAAAGCTTCGGCAGATGGTAGCTGGAAAATACAAGTTGTAACGCCTAAGGCTGGCGGCCCTTATGAAATCACGATCAGCGACGGCAAATCACTGAAACTAAAAAATGTATTGATCGGCGAGGTTTGGGTTTGCTCCGGACAATCGAACATGGAAATGCCTATGAAAGGATATAAAAACCAACCGATTATGGGTGGTTTAGATGCTATCGCACTTTCTTCAAACCCAAACATCCGGTTGTTCTCGGTTAAAAAAGCCACCAGCGTGGAGCCACTTGACGATTTGACCGGTGGATGGAAATTGTGCGAACCCGAAAATGTAGCCGAATTTAGTGCAACAGCCTATTACTTTGGATTAATGTTGAATAAAGTCCTGAAAGTTCCGGTTGGCCTGATCAATACAAGCTGGGGCGGAACCCGTATCGAACCATGGATCAGTGAAATGGGATGCAAAAACTTCGATTGGGTGAAACTTCCGGAGAAGAAACCGGTTGAAAACCTCTCGCAACAAACACCAACCGTTCTGTTCAACGCCATGATCAACCCGATTGTAGGCTATGGAATGCGTGGCGCTATCTGGTACCAGGGAGAATCGAACCGCAACGAACCCAAAGAATATCAGAATCTGATGCCGGGACTAATCGAAAACTGGCGCTCTTTGTGGGGAATCGGCGAATTCCCATTTTACTTTGTTCAGATTGCTCCATTTGATTACGGCCCAACCGGATTGAGCTCAGCTTACCTTCGCGAAGCCCAATTAAAAGCATCAACAGCGATTAAAAACATCGGCATGGCTTGTATCATGGATATTGCTGAAAAAGATTGCATCCATCCGGCAGCCAAAGAAACGGGATCGAAACGCCTCGCCTTGCTTGCACTGGCTCAAACCTACGGGATAAAAGGAATTGCCAGCCAAAGTCCTGTTCTGAATGAGATGAAGGCTGATGCAGGAGTGGTTAAACTGACCTTCGACAATGCACCCAACGGATTAACTTCGTATGGTAAGGAATTAAGTTGCTTCGAACTGGCTGGAGCCAATAAACGTTTCTTCCCAGCTAAAGCTTTCATAACCGGAACTGGCATTACCTTAATTTCGCCTTCTGTTGCTGAACCTGTTGCCGTACGTTATGCATTTAAAGATTTTATTGTCGGCGACTTATTCAGCACAGAAGGATTGCCAGTTTCATCATTCAGAACCGACGAATGGGAACCTGAAAAATAA
- a CDS encoding beta-galactosidase gives MKFVSLPKLLILSIFGLFLSFNLNAQNIGKFFPAKDLTSVGVYYYPEHWDSTQWERDFQNMAKMGFEFTHFAEFAWAELEPEEGKYDFRWLDRSLQLAAKYNLKVVMCTSTATPPVWLVRKHPDVLATNEDGTKMDHGGRQHATFSSNYFRMYSMKMIAELAKRYGNDKRVIGWQVDNEPRRFLDYGVDAPQRFRDWLKEKYKTIDALNQSWGNNFWSGTYSSFDEINIPLHKQWGMNLHGQLDHYRFADAETATFLDEQAREIKKYASKDQWITSNYIPMYDVGYVGQSKELDFVAYTRYMVYGGDLGIGPKGYRVGEYSRIAMANDFFRPLKGAYGVMELQPGQVNWGSINPQPLPGAIHMYLWHVFAGGSKFTCSYRFRAPLYGYEQYHYGMVGPDGVTPTPGGKEFSQFIQEIQTLRKNYDPKAALPKAYEQRKTGILINTDNVQGLNLNKQTTEWNTEGHFLKYYKAVKSFGAPVDFVRDTTNFANYPVLIVPAYEMIDQQMIDKLTAYAEKGGNLVMSCRTGIQDRSGHLWEAKFYQPMWKLFGAEVESYDLLMPQSPDKIKFNNQEFAWTSWGDLLKPFAGTETWGTYEGDFYAGTSAIVFHKLGKGTVTYIGVDSKTGDLEKQVLTKLYKQQGIPVENYPQGIMVEYRDGFGIAMNYSDKVYEMNLPANAKVLIGSKSMKTADVLVWKVQ, from the coding sequence ATGAAATTTGTATCATTACCGAAACTGCTAATTCTGAGTATATTCGGGCTTTTCTTGAGTTTCAATTTGAATGCTCAGAATATCGGGAAATTTTTCCCGGCCAAAGACCTAACTTCTGTGGGCGTTTACTATTATCCTGAACATTGGGACTCGACACAATGGGAGCGCGACTTCCAGAACATGGCCAAAATGGGATTCGAATTTACCCACTTTGCCGAATTTGCCTGGGCAGAACTTGAACCCGAAGAAGGAAAATACGATTTCCGGTGGCTCGATCGGTCACTGCAACTTGCTGCCAAATATAACCTGAAAGTGGTGATGTGTACCTCAACAGCAACTCCACCGGTGTGGCTGGTGCGCAAACACCCGGATGTGCTTGCAACCAACGAGGATGGTACGAAAATGGATCATGGCGGACGGCAACATGCCACTTTTTCGAGCAATTATTTCCGCATGTATTCGATGAAAATGATTGCTGAACTGGCCAAACGTTATGGAAATGATAAACGTGTGATTGGTTGGCAAGTGGATAATGAGCCTCGCCGTTTTCTCGATTATGGTGTTGATGCGCCTCAGAGGTTTCGTGACTGGCTGAAAGAAAAATACAAAACCATTGATGCGTTGAACCAGTCATGGGGAAACAATTTCTGGAGCGGGACTTATTCCAGTTTCGACGAGATAAATATCCCGCTTCACAAACAATGGGGGATGAACCTTCATGGGCAACTCGATCATTATCGTTTTGCCGATGCCGAAACAGCAACTTTTCTGGATGAACAGGCCCGCGAAATCAAAAAATACGCTTCGAAAGACCAATGGATTACTTCAAACTATATTCCGATGTACGATGTGGGCTATGTTGGTCAGAGCAAAGAATTGGATTTTGTGGCTTATACCCGGTATATGGTTTATGGTGGCGATCTAGGTATCGGACCGAAAGGTTACCGCGTGGGTGAATATTCGCGCATTGCCATGGCCAACGATTTTTTCCGTCCGCTGAAAGGCGCTTACGGCGTTATGGAACTTCAGCCTGGTCAGGTGAACTGGGGAAGCATCAATCCGCAGCCACTTCCGGGCGCTATCCACATGTATTTGTGGCACGTGTTTGCCGGAGGAAGTAAATTTACCTGTTCGTATCGCTTTCGTGCTCCATTGTATGGTTACGAGCAATACCATTATGGCATGGTAGGCCCCGATGGTGTAACACCAACTCCCGGAGGAAAAGAATTCAGCCAGTTTATTCAGGAAATACAGACGTTGCGTAAAAATTACGACCCGAAAGCTGCACTGCCAAAAGCTTACGAACAGCGTAAAACCGGAATCCTGATTAATACCGACAATGTTCAGGGACTCAATCTGAACAAACAAACCACCGAATGGAATACTGAGGGTCATTTCCTGAAATATTACAAAGCCGTGAAATCGTTTGGCGCTCCGGTTGATTTTGTACGCGACACCACCAATTTTGCCAATTATCCGGTTTTGATTGTACCCGCTTACGAAATGATCGATCAGCAGATGATTGATAAATTGACTGCTTATGCCGAGAAGGGCGGTAATCTGGTGATGAGCTGCCGTACCGGAATTCAGGATCGCAGCGGACATTTGTGGGAAGCCAAATTCTATCAGCCGATGTGGAAATTGTTTGGCGCCGAGGTTGAATCGTACGATTTGTTGATGCCGCAATCTCCGGATAAAATAAAATTCAACAATCAGGAATTTGCATGGACCAGTTGGGGCGATCTGCTAAAACCTTTCGCCGGAACAGAAACCTGGGGAACGTACGAAGGCGATTTCTACGCCGGAACGTCGGCCATTGTTTTCCACAAACTGGGTAAAGGAACGGTAACTTACATTGGTGTTGACTCCAAAACAGGTGATTTGGAAAAACAGGTACTTACTAAATTGTACAAACAGCAAGGTATTCCGGTGGAGAATTATCCGCAGGGAATTATGGTTGAATATCGCGATGGATTTGGGATAGCCATGAATTACTCCGATAAGGTTTATGAAATGAACCTTCCGGCTAATGCCAAAGTTTTGATTGGCAGCAAATCGATGAAAACCGCCGATGTACTGGTTTGGAAAGTGCAATAA
- a CDS encoding hemerythrin domain-containing protein: MPNLINSSAVEITNENVLSTHNYNNWNCDYLTDYIIQTHHEYVKNAILQIKALTSEVVDSYGATHSELAIIQSLFKQISNEMLLHLKKEELVLFPYIKKLNQAKSDLTHVDRPGFGSVKVPARVMETEHETAGIMMQRLSKLSSNYTPPRDASDTFRVLYEKLKEFDDDLHVHVHLENDILHPKAIALEELILAS; this comes from the coding sequence ATGCCAAATCTGATTAATTCTTCGGCTGTAGAAATCACGAATGAGAACGTATTATCGACTCACAATTATAACAACTGGAACTGTGATTACTTGACCGATTATATTATACAAACGCATCATGAGTATGTGAAAAATGCCATTTTGCAGATCAAGGCACTTACCTCTGAAGTGGTTGATTCGTATGGTGCAACGCATTCTGAACTCGCAATTATTCAGAGTCTGTTTAAACAAATTTCAAACGAGATGCTCCTTCATCTGAAAAAAGAAGAGCTTGTTTTGTTCCCCTATATTAAAAAATTGAATCAGGCCAAATCAGACCTGACACATGTTGACAGGCCTGGTTTCGGATCGGTAAAAGTTCCCGCGAGGGTGATGGAAACCGAGCACGAAACTGCCGGCATCATGATGCAGCGGTTGTCAAAACTAAGCAGCAACTATACTCCACCTCGTGATGCATCCGATACGTTTCGGGTTCTGTATGAGAAACTGAAAGAGTTTGATGATGATTTGCATGTACATGTTCACCTCGAAAACGACATCCTTCATCCCAAAGCCATAGCGTTGGAAGAGTTGATTCTGGCGAGTTGA
- the ric gene encoding iron-sulfur cluster repair di-iron protein — translation MENIKNKSVGEIVKLDFRAADVFSSYGIDFCCGGKISVSEACANAKTDESIVIRALENLQNKVGSAVHDFDSWNIGFLADYIQNTHHEYVKKAIPQILPLAQKVADVHGEHHSEVIRINELFQDLAEELLAHLQKEEMILFPYIKKLVADESAGKCTDPGCFGSIGSPISVMEAEHENAGLILKEMYRISDGYSAPEDACNTFRVLYGKLKEFEDDLHRHIHLENNILFPKAIEKEQLVLAS, via the coding sequence ATGGAAAACATTAAAAATAAATCAGTAGGGGAAATTGTAAAACTCGATTTCAGGGCTGCCGATGTGTTCAGCAGCTACGGAATTGATTTTTGCTGTGGTGGAAAGATTTCGGTTTCAGAGGCCTGTGCAAATGCCAAGACCGATGAGTCAATCGTCATTCGGGCATTGGAAAACCTGCAAAATAAAGTAGGTTCAGCCGTTCACGATTTTGATAGCTGGAACATCGGATTTCTGGCCGATTACATTCAGAATACACATCATGAGTATGTAAAAAAGGCGATTCCACAAATTCTGCCGTTGGCACAAAAAGTAGCGGATGTTCATGGCGAGCATCATTCCGAAGTCATCCGGATAAACGAATTGTTTCAGGATTTAGCTGAAGAATTATTGGCTCACCTGCAAAAGGAAGAGATGATACTCTTTCCGTATATCAAAAAGCTTGTAGCCGATGAATCCGCGGGTAAATGCACCGATCCTGGTTGTTTTGGGTCGATAGGTTCACCGATTTCGGTGATGGAAGCAGAGCACGAAAATGCCGGATTAATTCTGAAGGAAATGTACCGGATCAGCGATGGTTATTCAGCGCCGGAAGATGCCTGTAACACCTTTCGGGTACTTTATGGAAAACTGAAAGAATTCGAAGACGATTTACACCGTCATATTCATTTGGAAAACAATATCCTTTTCCCGAAAGCTATTGAGAAGGAGCAGCTAGTATTGGCAAGTTAG